From one Pseudomonadota bacterium genomic stretch:
- a CDS encoding cold-shock protein, with product MAEGTVKWFNDSKGFGFIEQDGGSDVFVHHTAIKADGFKSLAEGARVKFDVVEGPKGPSAENVIQQ from the coding sequence ATGGCAGAAGGAACAGTAAAATGGTTTAATGATTCAAAGGGTTTTGGCTTCATCGAGCAGGATGGTGGCAGTGACGTTTTCGTTCACCACACCGCAATCAAAGCCGATGGTTTCAAATCTCTGGCCGAGGGTGCCCGGGTTAAATTCGACGTTGTCGAAGGACCCAAAGGACCGTCTGCTGAGAACGTTATTCAGCAGTAA
- a CDS encoding OFA family MFS transporter: MAAKTSPVTTPANQLARYKVLAGAIIVQLILGTVYGYSIFWEPLTTNIFPPVITEQQLQLKIAADGASANDYVVVKDQAEVKTERAKQQGILKYAFSICILSFASVMVIAGRVQDIKGPRFPAIIGGLMMGGGFIYAGLMTNAIVFYLAHALFAGVITVLLLMMFHAFFSHLEKDSVILKNVPAGIRAACIITGVLLGNQYVGKVAEMDRLLLLWGTIGFMAGAGIGFAYVCPIAALVKWFPDQKGLVSGIAVAGFGLGAYLFSRNWGALGYISHQGIFPFFIVHGLVCIVAVTGGAMLLSNPPETTPSAGKKTVLPDSTWQETLRHPSFYLLWLMFFSGAMAGLMVIGIIKVFAGEQLLIAAREAGRVLTDYETKEIMLKGAAAVGLLAIFNAIGRVAWGFISDRIGRTPTFVTMFLLQAVVMFLLAGMKSEMSLSIAAALVGFNFGGNFALFPSATADLFGAKNLGANYGWVFTSYGIAGVAGIAAGNYAKVVTGSYGAAFSVAAILCILSAISAVVLKHVKEKS; the protein is encoded by the coding sequence ATGGCCGCAAAAACCTCGCCTGTCACCACACCAGCAAATCAACTGGCCAGATACAAGGTTCTGGCCGGAGCGATCATCGTCCAGCTCATTCTGGGCACGGTTTATGGGTACAGTATTTTCTGGGAACCGCTTACAACCAATATATTTCCCCCGGTGATCACCGAACAGCAGCTGCAGTTGAAAATCGCGGCTGATGGGGCCTCGGCCAATGATTATGTGGTCGTCAAGGACCAGGCTGAAGTCAAAACGGAACGGGCCAAGCAGCAGGGAATCCTCAAATATGCCTTTTCCATCTGTATCTTGAGTTTTGCCTCGGTCATGGTCATCGCCGGCCGGGTCCAGGATATCAAGGGGCCCAGGTTCCCTGCGATCATCGGCGGCCTGATGATGGGGGGCGGATTTATCTATGCCGGGCTCATGACCAACGCCATTGTCTTCTACCTGGCCCATGCCCTTTTCGCCGGGGTAATCACGGTCCTTCTCCTGATGATGTTTCACGCCTTTTTCAGCCACCTGGAAAAAGACAGTGTTATTTTAAAAAATGTTCCGGCCGGGATCCGGGCCGCCTGCATCATTACCGGCGTCCTGCTCGGCAATCAGTATGTGGGCAAGGTGGCCGAAATGGACCGGCTGCTCCTGCTCTGGGGAACAATCGGCTTCATGGCCGGCGCCGGGATCGGCTTTGCCTACGTCTGCCCGATTGCCGCCCTGGTCAAATGGTTCCCGGACCAGAAAGGACTGGTCAGCGGGATCGCGGTGGCCGGTTTCGGCCTTGGCGCCTACCTCTTCAGCCGGAACTGGGGGGCGCTCGGCTACATCAGTCACCAGGGGATTTTTCCCTTTTTCATTGTGCACGGGCTGGTCTGCATTGTTGCCGTAACCGGCGGCGCCATGCTCTTGAGCAACCCCCCGGAAACAACCCCTTCCGCCGGCAAAAAAACGGTTCTGCCGGATTCCACCTGGCAGGAAACCTTGCGGCACCCCTCATTTTATCTTCTCTGGCTGATGTTTTTCAGCGGCGCCATGGCAGGATTGATGGTCATCGGGATCATCAAGGTCTTTGCCGGGGAACAGCTCTTAATTGCCGCCCGTGAAGCCGGTCGGGTTCTCACCGATTACGAAACAAAGGAAATCATGCTGAAGGGAGCGGCGGCCGTCGGGCTCCTGGCGATTTTCAACGCCATCGGCAGGGTTGCCTGGGGCTTTATCTCAGACCGGATCGGGCGCACCCCGACCTTTGTCACCATGTTTCTTTTGCAGGCGGTGGTGATGTTTCTGCTGGCCGGGATGAAGAGCGAGATGTCGCTCAGTATTGCGGCCGCCCTCGTTGGTTTCAACTTCGGCGGCAATTTCGCCCTCTTCCCGTCCGCCACCGCCGACCTCTTCGGCGCCAAAAACCTCGGCGCCAATTACGGCTGGGTCTTCACCTCATACGGAATTGCCGGGGTCGCCGGAATCGCCGCCGGCAATTACGCCAAAGTCGTCACCGGCAGCTACGGGGCGGCCTTCTCGGTGGCGGCAATTCTCTGCATCCTCTCGGCCATTTCAGCGGTGGTTCTGAAGCACGTTAAAGAAAAGTCCTAG
- a CDS encoding nitroreductase family protein: MTQFKIDEERCIQCGECVTDCPAGVLAMEEFPQMINEEGCYRCQHCLAVCPTGAVSILGRDPDASLALKDNLPDPRKLEVLIKGRRSVRRYTKNDLPPALIDELLEIAWHAPTGVNNQAVLFTVVREGAVMDSLRREVMAALIDKQKAGGLPDGFVGQYLGAAIKGWVEEGNDILFRGAPHLLLTSAPKSSPCPVQDTHIALATFQLMAHARGVGTVWDGMAMMALAVCPELIKRLGIPDDHLIGYAMAFGEPAVEYHRTVQRGPTLVNVVR, from the coding sequence ATGACGCAGTTTAAAATTGACGAAGAACGCTGCATCCAGTGCGGCGAGTGCGTGACGGATTGTCCGGCCGGAGTTCTGGCGATGGAAGAATTTCCGCAGATGATCAACGAAGAAGGATGCTACCGGTGCCAGCATTGTCTGGCCGTCTGTCCGACGGGCGCGGTTTCGATTCTCGGCAGGGATCCCGATGCGAGCCTTGCCCTGAAAGACAATCTGCCGGATCCCCGCAAGCTGGAAGTGCTGATCAAGGGCAGGCGGTCGGTCCGCCGCTATACCAAAAACGATCTGCCCCCGGCCCTGATCGACGAGCTGCTGGAAATTGCCTGGCATGCGCCAACCGGGGTCAACAATCAGGCGGTACTTTTCACGGTGGTCAGAGAGGGTGCGGTTATGGACAGCTTGCGGCGGGAGGTAATGGCTGCGCTCATTGATAAACAGAAGGCAGGGGGGTTGCCGGATGGTTTTGTCGGTCAGTATCTCGGCGCGGCGATCAAGGGCTGGGTGGAAGAGGGCAACGATATCCTCTTCCGGGGTGCGCCGCACCTGCTGTTGACCAGCGCCCCGAAGAGCTCGCCCTGCCCGGTGCAGGACACCCACATCGCCCTGGCCACTTTCCAGCTGATGGCCCACGCCAGAGGGGTCGGCACGGTCTGGGACGGGATGGCGATGATGGCGCTCGCCGTCTGCCCTGAACTGATTAAGAGACTCGGGATCCCCGATGATCATCTCATCGGGTATGCCATGGCCTTCGGCGAGCCCGCAGTGGAATACCACCGGACGGTGCAGCGCGGCCCGACCCTGGTGAACGTGGTCCGCTGA